A single Roseinatronobacter monicus DNA region contains:
- a CDS encoding DUF1737 domain-containing protein — protein sequence MMRAYRLLTAEDTSGFCHKVTEALANGWELYGGPAYAHDPISGQMRCAQAVVKDTDVAYSPELKLGSL from the coding sequence ATGATGCGCGCGTATCGTCTTTTGACCGCCGAGGATACATCGGGCTTTTGCCACAAGGTGACAGAGGCGCTTGCGAATGGCTGGGAGCTGTATGGCGGACCTGCTTATGCGCATGACCCGATCAGCGGGCAGATGCGCTGCGCGCAAGCCGTGGTGAAGGATACAGATGTAGCCTATTCGCCCGAGCTGAAGCTCGGAAGCCTATAG